One region of Streptomyces sp. CG4 genomic DNA includes:
- a CDS encoding alpha/beta hydrolase: protein MPALNWKPDLLEGYHQHTFELGVDPDGEGTAAAVLVRRDPGGGERHDPLPVRGAVLYVHGFSDYFFQTELADFFAGRHLAFYALDLRKCGRARRPGQTAHYVSDLALYDRELDLAVEAIVQEHGDVPVLLAAHSTGGLILPLWLDRRRAAGRTEPISGVVLNSPWFDLQGTAMRRGLLTQVLRVAAKAAPMRALAVPTSVYGDTLHQSRNGEWEFDLELKPLSGFPVTVGWLNAVRRAHAALHLGLHIGVPSLILRSDRSHFSSHYSESSDLADLILDVTQIARWAGCLGDETTVVPIPGARHDVFLSRPEVRAHAYSVVDAWLEHHPVVTGRQPREAGALGQEKSRTR, encoded by the coding sequence ATGCCTGCACTCAACTGGAAACCCGACCTGCTCGAGGGCTATCACCAGCACACTTTCGAACTCGGCGTGGACCCCGACGGCGAGGGCACCGCGGCCGCGGTCCTGGTCCGCCGGGACCCGGGCGGTGGCGAGAGACACGATCCGCTCCCTGTGCGGGGAGCCGTCCTGTATGTCCACGGGTTCTCCGACTACTTCTTCCAGACCGAGCTGGCCGACTTCTTCGCCGGGCGCCACCTGGCCTTCTACGCCCTCGACCTGCGCAAGTGCGGCCGCGCCCGACGCCCTGGGCAGACCGCGCACTATGTCAGTGACCTCGCCCTCTACGACCGGGAACTCGACCTCGCCGTCGAGGCCATCGTCCAGGAGCACGGGGACGTGCCCGTACTCCTCGCCGCCCACTCCACCGGCGGGCTGATCCTGCCGCTGTGGCTCGACCGCCGCCGCGCGGCCGGCCGCACCGAGCCGATCTCCGGTGTCGTCCTGAACAGCCCTTGGTTCGATCTGCAGGGCACTGCGATGCGGCGGGGCCTGCTCACGCAGGTGCTGCGCGTGGCGGCCAAGGCGGCTCCCATGCGCGCGCTCGCCGTCCCGACCAGTGTCTACGGCGACACGCTGCATCAAAGCCGCAACGGCGAATGGGAGTTCGACCTCGAACTCAAACCCCTGAGCGGCTTCCCGGTCACCGTCGGCTGGCTCAATGCCGTCCGACGCGCCCACGCCGCCCTGCACCTCGGGCTCCACATCGGCGTCCCCTCGCTGATCCTGCGCTCGGACCGGAGTCATTTCTCCAGCCACTACTCGGAGTCGAGCGACCTGGCCGACCTCATTCTCGACGTCACCCAGATCGCCCGCTGGGCCGGCTGCCTCGGCGACGAGACCACGGTCGTACCGATCCCCGGCGCCCGTCACGATGTCTTCCTCTCCCGCCCCGAAGTCCGAGCACATGCATACTCCGTGGTCGACGCGTGGCTGGAGCACCATCCGGTGGTGACCGGCCGTCAGCCCCGCGAGGCCGGCGCCCTCGGTCAAGAGAAGAGCCGAACAAGGTGA
- a CDS encoding PucR family transcriptional regulator, with amino-acid sequence MSWEPPSPRVRELIRQGARRALDPPEEWLRELDEATLSGPHHAQISDDPVLAAATRRANRSNLFFWASANIDRPGARVAPNIGDVPVAVARDLVRRGLNESALDAYRAGQGVAIRRWIGICLTLTSDVDELRELLDVSCRSITTFVDDTIAAVTELIAEQRDELAQGTHAERRETVSLLLYGAPIPRARAEQRLGYRLTGCHTAAVVWSEGAHADSAVLGRATDLIAANAADPRALTVLAGAATRWMWLHGAPDPAALREELAAEPSVRVAVGSTGEDLAGFRRSHIDALAVQRMLARLASAQQLATHDEVELVALATSDVEAADGFVRRVLGDLAHAQPDIREAARVFIAAQCNASHAADRLYIHRNTLLRRLAHADRLLPRPLAEDILGVGTALEILRWRGTG; translated from the coding sequence GTGTCCTGGGAGCCGCCGTCCCCGCGCGTACGCGAACTGATCCGCCAAGGAGCACGCAGGGCGCTCGACCCTCCGGAGGAGTGGCTGCGCGAACTCGACGAGGCCACTCTCTCCGGCCCCCATCACGCCCAGATCAGCGACGACCCGGTGCTCGCCGCGGCGACCCGCCGCGCCAACCGGTCCAACCTGTTCTTCTGGGCCTCCGCCAACATCGACCGGCCCGGCGCGCGGGTCGCGCCGAACATCGGCGACGTCCCGGTGGCCGTCGCCCGCGACCTCGTCCGCCGCGGGCTCAACGAGAGCGCCCTGGACGCCTACCGGGCCGGCCAGGGCGTCGCCATCCGACGGTGGATCGGGATCTGCCTCACTCTCACCTCCGACGTCGACGAACTGCGCGAACTCCTGGACGTCTCCTGTCGTTCGATCACGACCTTCGTCGACGACACCATCGCCGCCGTGACTGAGCTCATCGCCGAGCAACGCGACGAACTCGCCCAGGGCACCCACGCCGAACGACGCGAAACCGTCAGCCTGCTGCTGTACGGCGCCCCGATCCCGCGGGCCAGGGCCGAACAGCGCCTCGGCTATCGACTGACGGGCTGTCACACCGCGGCCGTCGTCTGGAGCGAGGGCGCCCACGCCGACTCCGCCGTGCTCGGCCGGGCCACCGACCTGATCGCCGCCAACGCCGCCGATCCACGGGCGCTCACGGTGCTCGCCGGCGCCGCGACCCGCTGGATGTGGCTGCACGGTGCCCCCGATCCGGCCGCGCTGCGCGAGGAGTTGGCCGCCGAGCCGAGCGTGCGGGTCGCGGTCGGCTCCACCGGCGAGGATCTGGCGGGCTTCCGCCGCAGCCACATCGACGCCCTCGCCGTCCAGCGGATGCTTGCCCGCCTGGCCTCGGCACAGCAACTGGCCACCCATGACGAGGTGGAACTGGTCGCCCTGGCCACCTCCGACGTGGAAGCCGCCGACGGCTTCGTCCGGCGCGTCCTCGGAGATCTGGCCCACGCCCAGCCGGACATCCGCGAAGCGGCCCGCGTCTTCATCGCCGCCCAGTGCAACGCCTCACATGCGGCCGACCGTCTCTACATCCACCGCAACACCCTGCTGAGACGCCTCGCACACGCCGACCGCCTGCTGCCTCGCCCGCTCGCCGAAGACATCCTCGGCGTCGGCACCGCACTCGAGATCCTGCGCTGGCGCGGCACGGGCTGA
- a CDS encoding flavin-containing monooxygenase, producing MSLPAVPAPAPAPAPTELDVLIVGAGISGIGAAYYLQRDHPGRSYAILESRGASGGTWDLFRYPGIRSDSDLHTFGYAFKPWRDEHAIADGDKILAYLRETSAENGIDRHIRFHTKVLSATWSSQQARWTVVVERTDTGERSALTCSWLFCAAGYYRYDEGFTPRFAGRERFRGRIVHPQHWPEDLDYAGRRVVVIGSGATAVTLVPTLAETAAHVVMLQRTPSYILPVPARDRIADLLKAAFGEERGHALARRKNILRQATVWGFCRRFPKTARQLVRRVNAKLLPEGYPVDEHFNPPYDPWDQRLCAVPDGDLFHAIRRGDASVVTDRIETFTETGLRLASGRELTADIVITATGLNVQAMGGITLDVDGRPVSIDDTVAYKGMMLSGVPNFAYTIGYTNASWTLKVGLLCEHFCRLLTHMDEGGFDIACPEVADANMPLRPFLDFQAGYIRRAVDRLPRQGNRAPWQTSMQYLGDVRLLRKLPVDDPELRLSRSPVYRSAHCACTDSTGAGL from the coding sequence ATGTCCTTGCCCGCCGTCCCCGCTCCCGCTCCCGCCCCCGCCCCCACCGAGCTCGACGTGCTGATCGTGGGGGCCGGGATCTCCGGGATCGGCGCCGCCTACTACCTCCAGCGCGACCATCCGGGGCGCAGCTATGCGATCCTCGAGTCGCGCGGAGCCTCCGGTGGCACCTGGGACCTCTTCCGCTACCCCGGGATCCGCTCCGACTCCGACCTGCACACCTTCGGCTACGCGTTCAAGCCCTGGCGCGACGAGCACGCGATCGCCGACGGGGACAAGATCCTGGCCTATCTGCGGGAGACCTCGGCGGAGAACGGCATCGACCGGCACATCCGCTTCCATACCAAGGTGCTCAGCGCCACCTGGTCCTCACAGCAGGCCCGGTGGACCGTCGTGGTCGAACGAACCGACACCGGGGAGCGGTCCGCCCTCACCTGCTCCTGGCTGTTCTGTGCCGCCGGCTACTACCGCTACGACGAGGGCTTCACCCCGCGCTTCGCCGGCCGCGAGCGGTTCCGCGGGCGGATCGTCCATCCGCAGCACTGGCCGGAGGACCTCGACTACGCGGGCAGACGCGTAGTCGTCATCGGCAGCGGGGCCACTGCGGTGACCCTCGTACCGACGCTGGCCGAAACCGCCGCACACGTCGTCATGCTGCAACGCACTCCGAGCTACATCCTGCCGGTGCCCGCCCGCGACAGGATCGCCGACCTCCTCAAGGCAGCCTTCGGCGAGGAGCGCGGCCACGCACTGGCCCGGCGCAAGAACATCCTGCGGCAGGCAACCGTCTGGGGCTTCTGCCGGCGGTTCCCCAAGACGGCACGGCAGCTCGTTCGACGCGTCAATGCCAAGCTGCTGCCGGAGGGTTATCCGGTGGACGAGCACTTCAATCCGCCCTACGACCCGTGGGACCAGCGGCTGTGTGCCGTGCCCGACGGCGACCTCTTCCACGCGATCCGGCGTGGCGACGCCTCGGTGGTGACCGACAGGATCGAGACCTTCACCGAGACCGGACTGCGTCTGGCCTCGGGCCGCGAGCTCACCGCGGACATCGTGATCACGGCCACCGGACTCAACGTCCAGGCCATGGGCGGGATCACGCTGGACGTCGACGGCCGGCCGGTCTCCATCGACGACACGGTCGCGTACAAGGGGATGATGCTCTCCGGAGTGCCGAACTTCGCCTACACGATCGGCTACACCAACGCCTCCTGGACCCTGAAGGTCGGATTGCTGTGCGAGCACTTCTGCCGGTTGCTCACGCACATGGACGAGGGCGGCTTCGACATCGCCTGCCCGGAAGTCGCCGACGCGAACATGCCGCTGCGCCCGTTCCTCGACTTCCAGGCCGGGTACATCCGCCGGGCTGTGGACCGGCTGCCCCGGCAGGGCAACCGCGCACCGTGGCAGACGTCGATGCAGTACCTCGGGGACGTCAGACTGCTGCGCAAGCTGCCGGTGGACGATCCGGAGCTACGGCTGTCCCGGAGCCCCGTGTACCGGTCCGCGCACTGCGCCTGCACCGACTCGACCGGGGCCGGGCTGTGA
- a CDS encoding SDR family NAD(P)-dependent oxidoreductase has protein sequence MTGARLGRFDFTSGTAIVTGAASGIGEQPAYGLARRGAALALVDRDAARLERVADTARSRTAVPVATYVTDLADDKATHHLGEHLATCLVIDNAGAALAGMFDQVSAEEFDWLPAVGFRTVVTLTRALLPTLRARSGAHLANESPPRSRVTWGGATGTASLDCWPTHPSGPPRRSSTPWPTAGRGC, from the coding sequence GTGACCGGGGCGAGGCTGGGCCGCTTCGACTTCACTTCCGGAACGGCGATCGTCACCGGCGCGGCGAGCGGCATCGGGGAGCAGCCGGCCTACGGGCTGGCCCGCAGGGGCGCTGCCCTGGCGTTGGTCGACCGGGATGCCGCCCGCCTGGAGCGGGTCGCCGACACCGCGCGTTCCCGTACCGCCGTTCCGGTGGCGACGTATGTGACCGACCTCGCGGACGACAAGGCCACGCACCACCTCGGCGAGCACCTCGCCACCTGCCTTGTGATCGACAATGCCGGTGCTGCCCTGGCCGGCATGTTCGACCAGGTCAGCGCGGAGGAGTTCGACTGGCTGCCGGCGGTCGGCTTTCGCACCGTGGTGACCCTGACCCGAGCTCTGCTGCCCACGCTGCGCGCGCGGTCCGGCGCCCATCTGGCCAACGAATCGCCGCCACGGTCGCGGGTGACGTGGGGCGGCGCGACCGGGACGGCATCGCTCGACTGCTGGCCTACCCACCCGAGCGGGCCGCCGCGCAGATCCTCGACGCCGTGGCCCACCGCAGGCCGCGGCTGCTGA